The DNA segment GGAGTGGCTGCCCATCACCTTTTCCAAACAGGAGAAGAAGTCGATGATATCAATAATGTTCTTTTACCGCCAGATGTTAGATATACGGTTCATGGTGGAATCTTAAAAGAGTTAAGCAGCAATGATGTTAGTGTAGGTGGTAGTTTTATTTTGAGGGTCCAAGCAGGAATCTATCAAAGTGATTTTACTGTAAATGCCTCTAAAACGATGTTGTATAAAAACAACCAAATTACCATTGGTGGCTCTTTGGGCTATAGAACATTTATCGATTCACAACAAGAATCAAATAGAGATGCTATTATTATCGGTACCTCTGTACGTTTCAATAATTTTGAGTTCGGTTATTCTTATGATTATACCATTTCCAATCTTACTCAAAATACAATGGGCACGAATGAGTATTCGATTGTTATTTACCCATCTTGGGATAAAAAGAAAAAATGGGAGGATAAATACAAGAAACGAAACCATGTCTCTTGTCCTAGTGTAGCTGATCCAAGAAACTACCGTTAATATTGATATCCCTTTTTAAGCTCTTCCATATTTTGGAAGAGCTTTTTTATAAAACATATCTACAATACGTTCTTCTCTATTATTTTTATAGTGAAAGATAAAACATAAACCCAATCACATGGATAATAAAAAAATTCTATATATCGATTTAGACGGTGTAACTGTGGATTACCAACCCTCAGAAAATAAAACAAAAGAGGGCTTCTTTTTGGAAATGTCTCCTATCGAAAATGCCCTTACTAGTATTAGAAAGCTAGCCTCACATTACAATGTTTACTTTCTATCTACTGCCCCTTGGTCAAATCCCAATGCATGGAAAGAAAAACGATTATGGATAGAAAAGCACTTTGGAGATGATTTCAAGAAAAGGTTAATTCTGAGTCATAACAAGCACCTTAACAAAGGAGATTATTTAATTGATGACCGCCCTCATGCCAATGGTGCTGATCAGTTTGAAGGTGAATTGATACATTTTGGAAGCGAACAATTTAAAGATTGGCAGGCTGTTCTTAATTACCTGCTTTGATAAACTCACGCATTGCTATCATTTAGCATAAACTCTTCTAATACTTTACCCATCAACTCCTTCATTTTTATTGAATTGAACTAGATATTAAATAGACAATCACAAAATGTACCCTCAATCCTATCTATGAGCATATTAATTTCAAAAAATTATGTCATTGAATATGAATTGAACTAATGAAACATTTACTACTTGTCTTTATTTTTTTCCAAGTTTTCTCGCTCTTTGGTCAAAATAAATCTGTTGATTTTTCTTTTTATAATACTAATCTTCCCTTAGAGGAAAGAGTCGATATCTTAGTATCGCAAATGAGTAATAAAGAAAAAATCGAGCAGATGATGAATGATGCTCCGGCAATTTCTCGACTCCAAGTTCCTGCATATAATTGGTGGAATGAAGCCTTACATGGTGTAGCGAGAAACGGCAAAGCCACAATTTTCCCTCAAAATATTGCTCTCGCAGCTACTTTTGATACTACACTTGCAAGAAAAGTAGCGGAAGCTATATCAGATGAAGCTATCGCTAAGTATATGGTCGCACAACAAAAGGGCAATCAAGGGAAATATGCGGGCATTACCTTCTG comes from the Flammeovirga agarivorans genome and includes:
- a CDS encoding 5' nucleotidase, NT5C type, translating into MDNKKILYIDLDGVTVDYQPSENKTKEGFFLEMSPIENALTSIRKLASHYNVYFLSTAPWSNPNAWKEKRLWIEKHFGDDFKKRLILSHNKHLNKGDYLIDDRPHANGADQFEGELIHFGSEQFKDWQAVLNYLL